In a genomic window of Oncorhynchus keta strain PuntledgeMale-10-30-2019 chromosome 26, Oket_V2, whole genome shotgun sequence:
- the LOC118358896 gene encoding anoctamin-8 isoform X1 translates to MPETGATGPAAAAARISSSDSRDGTEGFWHKHRSQREGEKTDPSAASSQQTSSGVLDKLFGKRLLQAGRYIMSHKSWMKTVPTENCDILMTFSDQTDDHTLLWLLNHLRLGIPELNIQIRHHKRTRVHAFFVTATYENLLRGAEEMGLRKSVKPEFGGGARSFSCEEDYIYENIESELCFFTSQERQSIIKYWLDNLRAKNGEVLHNIQFLEGQPIIPELSVRGVIQKVFPLHEQRILSQLMKSWVQAVCEKQPLDDIHDYFGVKIAMYFAWLGFYTTSMLYPAVIGFVLWILTESDQTSRDICCVVFALFNVVWATLFLERWKRRGAELAYKWGTLDTPNESLEEPRTQFMGVKRCSPITGCEELYYSPWRRRMFRWLVSLPICILCLCFVFLAMLICFELQEFVMGIKEVPRLARFIPKIMLAITVTACDEVYRKIACWLNDMENYRLQSAYEKNLIIKMVLFQFVNSYLSLFYIGFYLRDMERLKERRTTCGFGHLTYKMLATLLITRQFVQNVKEVLQPYLYERHKLGELTLHGVWDLLLSALLKYCRLAAGKAQASPTDQAVPSHGLRGTRSGVGQPGRREKCLNGGCGVPDEEEREREEGDSGRFSEGENEELIDCGLKLRKVSFIEKVDRKSSGGGCVPTIEDSFLEDGSPTMVEKGMDPASVFETYDDADDNEMKDTGGLANEGVAAAPLPSGPESTVRVRHHRRQRSLERLDSETKRESWIDPPEEQESTILAQAEIESCMQTYEDTFQDYQEMFVQFGYVVLFSSAFPLAAMCALINNIIEIRSDALKLCTGLQRPFGQRVESIGQWQTAMEAMGLIAIIVNCYLIGQCGQLQRLFPWLSPEMAIISIVILEHFAILLKYIIHVAIPDIPSWVGEKIAKLEYQRREAFKRHERQAQQHYQQLQRRKREEEERQRQAEYQARRERERDEGKDSSGGDHQHDKSHRGKSRTGGGGGGDKPKRPSSLLANNNVMKLKQIIPLQNKFSSSSARSPQSPTGNEPKLPGFLSFKFLKSPENKKEAAATATNNTMSATVPSGNQEWSQSPSKSFNPGKLFNFGKSEGGSCVNGTQLPRPGEGSQVSDKQLTKSDLNGVTGESRSPLEGTQGRTNTTQTPRTVKSSLSLERDNKLL, encoded by the exons ataAGTTATTTGGGAAGCGGCTGCTGCAGGCTGGGCGGTACATCATGTCTCATAAGTCCTGGATGAAGACCGTGCCCACTGAGAACTGTGACATCCTCATGACTTTCTCAG ACCAGACGGATGACCACACGTTGCTATGGCTACTGAACCACCTGCGTCTGGGCATTCCGGAACTCAACATCCAGATCCGACATCACAAACGCACGCGCGTCCATGCCTTCTTTGTCACGGCAACCTATGAGAA tctgttgCGTGGGGCAGAGGAGATGGGTCTGAGGAAATCAGTGAAGCCAGAGTTTGGGGGAGGAGCACGCAGCTTCTCCTGTGAAGAAGACTACATCTATGAGAACATTGAGAGTGAACTATGCTTCTTCACAtcacag GAGAGGCAAAGCATCATCAAGTATTGGCTCGACAATCTACGTGCCAAGAATGGAGAGGTGCTTCACAACATACAGTTCCTGGAGGGACAGCCAATCA TCCCAGAGCTAAGTGTGCGGGGCGTGATCCAGAAGGTGTTTCCTCTCCATGAGCAGAGGATCCTCAGTCAGCTGATGAAGTCCTGGGTGCAGGCCGTGTGTGAAAAACAGCCACTAG ATGATATTCATGATTACTTTGGGGTGAAGATAGCCATGTACTTTGCCTGGCTGGGGTTCTACACCACATCTATGCTGTATCCAGCTGTCATAGGCTTTGTTCTCTGGATTCTGACGGAGTCTGATCAG aCAAGTCGTGATATCTGCTGTGTAGTGTTTGCTCTGTTCAACGTGGTGTGGGCCACgctgttcctggagaggtggaagaggaggggggCGGAGCTAGCCTATAAGTGGGGTACGCTGGATACCCCTAACGAGTCCCTAGAGGAACCACGGACACAGTTTATG GGCGTGAAGCGGTGCAGTCCCATAACAGGCTGTGAGGAGTTATACTACTCTccgtggaggaggaggatgttcaGGTGGCTGGTCAGCCTGCCCATCTGTATCCTTTGTCTCTGCTTTGTCTTCCTGGCCATGCTCATCTGCTTCGAGCTGCAG GAGTTTGTGATGGGGATCAAGGAGGTACCTCGCTTGGCCAGGTTCATCCCTAAGATCATGCTGGCCATCACTGTGACCGCCTGTGACGAGGTGTACCGGAAGATAGCCTGCTGGCTCAACGACATGG AAAACTACAGACTCCAGAGTGCCTATGAGAAAAATCTCATCATCAAAATGGTTCTT TTTCAGTTTGTAAATTCTTATCTCAGTCTTTTCTACATTGGATTCTACCTCAGAGACATGGAGCGTCTGAAAGAG CGTCGGACTACCTGTGGATTTGGACATTTGACCTATAAG ATGCTGGCCACCCTTCTGATCACCCGGCAGTTTGTCCAGAACGTGAAAGAGGTGCTGCAGCCTTACCTGTACGAGCGCCATAAGCTGGGCGAGCTCACCCTGCACGGCGTCTGGGACCTGCTCCTCTCAGCCCTGCTCAAGTACTGCCGGCTGGCCGCAGGAAAGGCCCAGGCTTCACCCACCGACCAGGCCGTACCGAGCCACGGCCTGAGGGGAACCAGATCCGGGGTGGGACAGCCTGGCCGCAG GGAGAAGTGTCTGAACGGGGGATGTGGGGTGCCTGacgaggaggaaagggagagggaggagggagacagcggGAGGTTCAGTGAGGGAGAGAACGAGGAGTTGATAGACTGTGGCCTGAAGCTGAGGAAGGTTAGCTTCATAGAGAAGGTGGACAGGAAGTCGTCTGGAGGGGGCTGCGTCCCTACAATAGAGGATAGTTTCCTGGAGGATGGCAGCCCCACCATGGTGGAGAAGGGGATGGACCCGGCCTCGGTGTTCGAGACGTATGATGATGCCGATGACAATGAGATGAAGGACACGGGTGGTTTGGCAAATGAAGGTGTGGCAGCTGCCCCACTGCCTTCTGGGCCGGAGAGCACGGTGAGGGTGCGTCATCACAGAAGGCAGAGGAGTTTGGAGAGACTAGACTCTGAGACCAAGAGGGAGTCGTGGATCGACCCCCCAGAGGAGCAAGAGAGTACGATTCTGGCACAGGCTGAGATTGAGAGCTGCATGCAGACTTATGAG GACACCTTCCAGGACTACCAGGAGATGTTTGTCCAGTTTGGCTATGTGGTTCTCTTCTCCTCAGCCTTCCCCTTGGCGGCCATGTGTGCTCTCATTAACAACATCATAGAGATCCGCAGCGACGCCTTAAAGCTCTGTACCGGCCTGCAGAGGCCCTTTGGTCAGAGGGTGGAGAGCATCGGACAGTGGCAG aCAGCAATGGAAGCCATGGGTCTAATCGCCATCATAGTCAACTGTTACCTGATTGGTCAGTGTGGTCAGCTGCAGCGACTCTTCCCCTGGCTCAGCCCTGAGATGGCCATCATCTCCATTGTCATCCTCGAA caCTTTGCCATCCTGCTGAAGTACATCATTCACGTAGCGATCCCAGATATCCCCAGCTGGGTAGGAGAGAAGATAGCAAAACTGGAGTACCAACGCAGGGAGGCCTTTAAG AGGCACGAGCGGCAAGCACAGCAACACTATCAACAGctacagaggaggaagagagaggaggaggagaggcagaggcaggcgGAGTATCAGGCTcgcagggaaagggagagagatgaggggaaggACTCCTCTGGGGGAGACCACCAACACGACAAGAGCCATAGGGGGAAGTCCCGCActggggggggtggagggggggacAAGCCCAAGAGGCCCAGCTCCCTCTTGGCCAACAACAACGTGATGAAGCTCAAACAAATCATCCCCTTACAGAACAAGTTCTCCTCAAGCAGCGCGCGCTCCCCTCAGTCTCCCACCGGAAACGAACCCAAGCTCCCCGGGTTCctgagcttcaagttcctcaagTCGCCCGAGAATAAGAAGGAAGCGGCTGCCACGGCAACGAATAACACGATGTCTGCGACCGTCCCAAGTGGTAACCAGGAGTGGTCTCAGTCGCCAAGCAAGTCATTCAACCCGGGGAAACTGTTTAACTTTGGGAAGTCGGAGGGGGGCTCCTGTGTGAATGGGACCCAGTTACCCCGACCAGGAGAGGGGTCCCAGGTGTCTGACAAACAGCTCACCAAGTCTGACCTGAATGGGGTGACGGGCGAGAGCCGTTCACCTCTGGAGGGGACGCAGGGGAGAACGAACACCACACAGACTCCCCGGACCGTAAAGTCTAGTCTCTCTTTGGAAAGAGATAATAAACTGCTGTGA
- the LOC118358896 gene encoding anoctamin-8 isoform X3, translating into MSHKSWMKTVPTENCDILMTFSDQTDDHTLLWLLNHLRLGIPELNIQIRHHKRTRVHAFFVTATYENLLRGAEEMGLRKSVKPEFGGGARSFSCEEDYIYENIESELCFFTSQERQSIIKYWLDNLRAKNGEVLHNIQFLEGQPIIPELSVRGVIQKVFPLHEQRILSQLMKSWVQAVCEKQPLDDIHDYFGVKIAMYFAWLGFYTTSMLYPAVIGFVLWILTESDQTSRDICCVVFALFNVVWATLFLERWKRRGAELAYKWGTLDTPNESLEEPRTQFMGVKRCSPITGCEELYYSPWRRRMFRWLVSLPICILCLCFVFLAMLICFELQEFVMGIKEVPRLARFIPKIMLAITVTACDEVYRKIACWLNDMENYRLQSAYEKNLIIKMVLFQFVNSYLSLFYIGFYLRDMERLKERRTTCGFGHLTYKMLATLLITRQFVQNVKEVLQPYLYERHKLGELTLHGVWDLLLSALLKYCRLAAGKAQASPTDQAVPSHGLRGTRSGVGQPGRREKCLNGGCGVPDEEEREREEGDSGRFSEGENEELIDCGLKLRKVSFIEKVDRKSSGGGCVPTIEDSFLEDGSPTMVEKGMDPASVFETYDDADDNEMKDTGGLANEGVAAAPLPSGPESTVRVRHHRRQRSLERLDSETKRESWIDPPEEQESTILAQAEIESCMQTYEDTFQDYQEMFVQFGYVVLFSSAFPLAAMCALINNIIEIRSDALKLCTGLQRPFGQRVESIGQWQTAMEAMGLIAIIVNCYLIGQCGQLQRLFPWLSPEMAIISIVILEHFAILLKYIIHVAIPDIPSWVGEKIAKLEYQRREAFKRHERQAQQHYQQLQRRKREEEERQRQAEYQARRERERDEGKDSSGGDHQHDKSHRGKSRTGGGGGGDKPKRPSSLLANNNVMKLKQIIPLQNKFSSSSARSPQSPTGNEPKLPGFLSFKFLKSPENKKEAAATATNNTMSATVPSGNQEWSQSPSKSFNPGKLFNFGKSEGGSCVNGTQLPRPGEGSQVSDKQLTKSDLNGVTGESRSPLEGTQGRTNTTQTPRTVKSSLSLERDNKLL; encoded by the exons ATGTCTCATAAGTCCTGGATGAAGACCGTGCCCACTGAGAACTGTGACATCCTCATGACTTTCTCAG ACCAGACGGATGACCACACGTTGCTATGGCTACTGAACCACCTGCGTCTGGGCATTCCGGAACTCAACATCCAGATCCGACATCACAAACGCACGCGCGTCCATGCCTTCTTTGTCACGGCAACCTATGAGAA tctgttgCGTGGGGCAGAGGAGATGGGTCTGAGGAAATCAGTGAAGCCAGAGTTTGGGGGAGGAGCACGCAGCTTCTCCTGTGAAGAAGACTACATCTATGAGAACATTGAGAGTGAACTATGCTTCTTCACAtcacag GAGAGGCAAAGCATCATCAAGTATTGGCTCGACAATCTACGTGCCAAGAATGGAGAGGTGCTTCACAACATACAGTTCCTGGAGGGACAGCCAATCA TCCCAGAGCTAAGTGTGCGGGGCGTGATCCAGAAGGTGTTTCCTCTCCATGAGCAGAGGATCCTCAGTCAGCTGATGAAGTCCTGGGTGCAGGCCGTGTGTGAAAAACAGCCACTAG ATGATATTCATGATTACTTTGGGGTGAAGATAGCCATGTACTTTGCCTGGCTGGGGTTCTACACCACATCTATGCTGTATCCAGCTGTCATAGGCTTTGTTCTCTGGATTCTGACGGAGTCTGATCAG aCAAGTCGTGATATCTGCTGTGTAGTGTTTGCTCTGTTCAACGTGGTGTGGGCCACgctgttcctggagaggtggaagaggaggggggCGGAGCTAGCCTATAAGTGGGGTACGCTGGATACCCCTAACGAGTCCCTAGAGGAACCACGGACACAGTTTATG GGCGTGAAGCGGTGCAGTCCCATAACAGGCTGTGAGGAGTTATACTACTCTccgtggaggaggaggatgttcaGGTGGCTGGTCAGCCTGCCCATCTGTATCCTTTGTCTCTGCTTTGTCTTCCTGGCCATGCTCATCTGCTTCGAGCTGCAG GAGTTTGTGATGGGGATCAAGGAGGTACCTCGCTTGGCCAGGTTCATCCCTAAGATCATGCTGGCCATCACTGTGACCGCCTGTGACGAGGTGTACCGGAAGATAGCCTGCTGGCTCAACGACATGG AAAACTACAGACTCCAGAGTGCCTATGAGAAAAATCTCATCATCAAAATGGTTCTT TTTCAGTTTGTAAATTCTTATCTCAGTCTTTTCTACATTGGATTCTACCTCAGAGACATGGAGCGTCTGAAAGAG CGTCGGACTACCTGTGGATTTGGACATTTGACCTATAAG ATGCTGGCCACCCTTCTGATCACCCGGCAGTTTGTCCAGAACGTGAAAGAGGTGCTGCAGCCTTACCTGTACGAGCGCCATAAGCTGGGCGAGCTCACCCTGCACGGCGTCTGGGACCTGCTCCTCTCAGCCCTGCTCAAGTACTGCCGGCTGGCCGCAGGAAAGGCCCAGGCTTCACCCACCGACCAGGCCGTACCGAGCCACGGCCTGAGGGGAACCAGATCCGGGGTGGGACAGCCTGGCCGCAG GGAGAAGTGTCTGAACGGGGGATGTGGGGTGCCTGacgaggaggaaagggagagggaggagggagacagcggGAGGTTCAGTGAGGGAGAGAACGAGGAGTTGATAGACTGTGGCCTGAAGCTGAGGAAGGTTAGCTTCATAGAGAAGGTGGACAGGAAGTCGTCTGGAGGGGGCTGCGTCCCTACAATAGAGGATAGTTTCCTGGAGGATGGCAGCCCCACCATGGTGGAGAAGGGGATGGACCCGGCCTCGGTGTTCGAGACGTATGATGATGCCGATGACAATGAGATGAAGGACACGGGTGGTTTGGCAAATGAAGGTGTGGCAGCTGCCCCACTGCCTTCTGGGCCGGAGAGCACGGTGAGGGTGCGTCATCACAGAAGGCAGAGGAGTTTGGAGAGACTAGACTCTGAGACCAAGAGGGAGTCGTGGATCGACCCCCCAGAGGAGCAAGAGAGTACGATTCTGGCACAGGCTGAGATTGAGAGCTGCATGCAGACTTATGAG GACACCTTCCAGGACTACCAGGAGATGTTTGTCCAGTTTGGCTATGTGGTTCTCTTCTCCTCAGCCTTCCCCTTGGCGGCCATGTGTGCTCTCATTAACAACATCATAGAGATCCGCAGCGACGCCTTAAAGCTCTGTACCGGCCTGCAGAGGCCCTTTGGTCAGAGGGTGGAGAGCATCGGACAGTGGCAG aCAGCAATGGAAGCCATGGGTCTAATCGCCATCATAGTCAACTGTTACCTGATTGGTCAGTGTGGTCAGCTGCAGCGACTCTTCCCCTGGCTCAGCCCTGAGATGGCCATCATCTCCATTGTCATCCTCGAA caCTTTGCCATCCTGCTGAAGTACATCATTCACGTAGCGATCCCAGATATCCCCAGCTGGGTAGGAGAGAAGATAGCAAAACTGGAGTACCAACGCAGGGAGGCCTTTAAG AGGCACGAGCGGCAAGCACAGCAACACTATCAACAGctacagaggaggaagagagaggaggaggagaggcagaggcaggcgGAGTATCAGGCTcgcagggaaagggagagagatgaggggaaggACTCCTCTGGGGGAGACCACCAACACGACAAGAGCCATAGGGGGAAGTCCCGCActggggggggtggagggggggacAAGCCCAAGAGGCCCAGCTCCCTCTTGGCCAACAACAACGTGATGAAGCTCAAACAAATCATCCCCTTACAGAACAAGTTCTCCTCAAGCAGCGCGCGCTCCCCTCAGTCTCCCACCGGAAACGAACCCAAGCTCCCCGGGTTCctgagcttcaagttcctcaagTCGCCCGAGAATAAGAAGGAAGCGGCTGCCACGGCAACGAATAACACGATGTCTGCGACCGTCCCAAGTGGTAACCAGGAGTGGTCTCAGTCGCCAAGCAAGTCATTCAACCCGGGGAAACTGTTTAACTTTGGGAAGTCGGAGGGGGGCTCCTGTGTGAATGGGACCCAGTTACCCCGACCAGGAGAGGGGTCCCAGGTGTCTGACAAACAGCTCACCAAGTCTGACCTGAATGGGGTGACGGGCGAGAGCCGTTCACCTCTGGAGGGGACGCAGGGGAGAACGAACACCACACAGACTCCCCGGACCGTAAAGTCTAGTCTCTCTTTGGAAAGAGATAATAAACTGCTGTGA
- the LOC118358896 gene encoding anoctamin-8 isoform X2 gives MPETGATGPAAAAARISSSDSRDGTEGFWHKHRSQREGEKTDPSAASSQQTSSGVLDKLFGKRLLQAGRYIMSHKSWMKTVPTENCDILMTFSDQTDDHTLLWLLNHLRLGIPELNIQIRHHKRTRVHAFFVTATYENLLRGAEEMGLRKSVKPEFGGGARSFSCEEDYIYENIESELCFFTSQERQSIIKYWLDNLRAKNGEVLHNIQFLEGQPIIPELSVRGVIQKVFPLHEQRILSQLMKSWVQAVCEKQPLDDIHDYFGVKIAMYFAWLGFYTTSMLYPAVIGFVLWILTESDQTSRDICCVVFALFNVVWATLFLERWKRRGAELAYKWGTLDTPNESLEEPRTQFMGVKRCSPITGCEELYYSPWRRRMFRWLVSLPICILCLCFVFLAMLICFELQEFVMGIKEVPRLARFIPKIMLAITVTACDEVYRKIACWLNDMENYRLQSAYEKNLIIKMVLFQFVNSYLSLFYIGFYLRDMERLKEMLATLLITRQFVQNVKEVLQPYLYERHKLGELTLHGVWDLLLSALLKYCRLAAGKAQASPTDQAVPSHGLRGTRSGVGQPGRREKCLNGGCGVPDEEEREREEGDSGRFSEGENEELIDCGLKLRKVSFIEKVDRKSSGGGCVPTIEDSFLEDGSPTMVEKGMDPASVFETYDDADDNEMKDTGGLANEGVAAAPLPSGPESTVRVRHHRRQRSLERLDSETKRESWIDPPEEQESTILAQAEIESCMQTYEDTFQDYQEMFVQFGYVVLFSSAFPLAAMCALINNIIEIRSDALKLCTGLQRPFGQRVESIGQWQTAMEAMGLIAIIVNCYLIGQCGQLQRLFPWLSPEMAIISIVILEHFAILLKYIIHVAIPDIPSWVGEKIAKLEYQRREAFKRHERQAQQHYQQLQRRKREEEERQRQAEYQARRERERDEGKDSSGGDHQHDKSHRGKSRTGGGGGGDKPKRPSSLLANNNVMKLKQIIPLQNKFSSSSARSPQSPTGNEPKLPGFLSFKFLKSPENKKEAAATATNNTMSATVPSGNQEWSQSPSKSFNPGKLFNFGKSEGGSCVNGTQLPRPGEGSQVSDKQLTKSDLNGVTGESRSPLEGTQGRTNTTQTPRTVKSSLSLERDNKLL, from the exons ataAGTTATTTGGGAAGCGGCTGCTGCAGGCTGGGCGGTACATCATGTCTCATAAGTCCTGGATGAAGACCGTGCCCACTGAGAACTGTGACATCCTCATGACTTTCTCAG ACCAGACGGATGACCACACGTTGCTATGGCTACTGAACCACCTGCGTCTGGGCATTCCGGAACTCAACATCCAGATCCGACATCACAAACGCACGCGCGTCCATGCCTTCTTTGTCACGGCAACCTATGAGAA tctgttgCGTGGGGCAGAGGAGATGGGTCTGAGGAAATCAGTGAAGCCAGAGTTTGGGGGAGGAGCACGCAGCTTCTCCTGTGAAGAAGACTACATCTATGAGAACATTGAGAGTGAACTATGCTTCTTCACAtcacag GAGAGGCAAAGCATCATCAAGTATTGGCTCGACAATCTACGTGCCAAGAATGGAGAGGTGCTTCACAACATACAGTTCCTGGAGGGACAGCCAATCA TCCCAGAGCTAAGTGTGCGGGGCGTGATCCAGAAGGTGTTTCCTCTCCATGAGCAGAGGATCCTCAGTCAGCTGATGAAGTCCTGGGTGCAGGCCGTGTGTGAAAAACAGCCACTAG ATGATATTCATGATTACTTTGGGGTGAAGATAGCCATGTACTTTGCCTGGCTGGGGTTCTACACCACATCTATGCTGTATCCAGCTGTCATAGGCTTTGTTCTCTGGATTCTGACGGAGTCTGATCAG aCAAGTCGTGATATCTGCTGTGTAGTGTTTGCTCTGTTCAACGTGGTGTGGGCCACgctgttcctggagaggtggaagaggaggggggCGGAGCTAGCCTATAAGTGGGGTACGCTGGATACCCCTAACGAGTCCCTAGAGGAACCACGGACACAGTTTATG GGCGTGAAGCGGTGCAGTCCCATAACAGGCTGTGAGGAGTTATACTACTCTccgtggaggaggaggatgttcaGGTGGCTGGTCAGCCTGCCCATCTGTATCCTTTGTCTCTGCTTTGTCTTCCTGGCCATGCTCATCTGCTTCGAGCTGCAG GAGTTTGTGATGGGGATCAAGGAGGTACCTCGCTTGGCCAGGTTCATCCCTAAGATCATGCTGGCCATCACTGTGACCGCCTGTGACGAGGTGTACCGGAAGATAGCCTGCTGGCTCAACGACATGG AAAACTACAGACTCCAGAGTGCCTATGAGAAAAATCTCATCATCAAAATGGTTCTT TTTCAGTTTGTAAATTCTTATCTCAGTCTTTTCTACATTGGATTCTACCTCAGAGACATGGAGCGTCTGAAAGAG ATGCTGGCCACCCTTCTGATCACCCGGCAGTTTGTCCAGAACGTGAAAGAGGTGCTGCAGCCTTACCTGTACGAGCGCCATAAGCTGGGCGAGCTCACCCTGCACGGCGTCTGGGACCTGCTCCTCTCAGCCCTGCTCAAGTACTGCCGGCTGGCCGCAGGAAAGGCCCAGGCTTCACCCACCGACCAGGCCGTACCGAGCCACGGCCTGAGGGGAACCAGATCCGGGGTGGGACAGCCTGGCCGCAG GGAGAAGTGTCTGAACGGGGGATGTGGGGTGCCTGacgaggaggaaagggagagggaggagggagacagcggGAGGTTCAGTGAGGGAGAGAACGAGGAGTTGATAGACTGTGGCCTGAAGCTGAGGAAGGTTAGCTTCATAGAGAAGGTGGACAGGAAGTCGTCTGGAGGGGGCTGCGTCCCTACAATAGAGGATAGTTTCCTGGAGGATGGCAGCCCCACCATGGTGGAGAAGGGGATGGACCCGGCCTCGGTGTTCGAGACGTATGATGATGCCGATGACAATGAGATGAAGGACACGGGTGGTTTGGCAAATGAAGGTGTGGCAGCTGCCCCACTGCCTTCTGGGCCGGAGAGCACGGTGAGGGTGCGTCATCACAGAAGGCAGAGGAGTTTGGAGAGACTAGACTCTGAGACCAAGAGGGAGTCGTGGATCGACCCCCCAGAGGAGCAAGAGAGTACGATTCTGGCACAGGCTGAGATTGAGAGCTGCATGCAGACTTATGAG GACACCTTCCAGGACTACCAGGAGATGTTTGTCCAGTTTGGCTATGTGGTTCTCTTCTCCTCAGCCTTCCCCTTGGCGGCCATGTGTGCTCTCATTAACAACATCATAGAGATCCGCAGCGACGCCTTAAAGCTCTGTACCGGCCTGCAGAGGCCCTTTGGTCAGAGGGTGGAGAGCATCGGACAGTGGCAG aCAGCAATGGAAGCCATGGGTCTAATCGCCATCATAGTCAACTGTTACCTGATTGGTCAGTGTGGTCAGCTGCAGCGACTCTTCCCCTGGCTCAGCCCTGAGATGGCCATCATCTCCATTGTCATCCTCGAA caCTTTGCCATCCTGCTGAAGTACATCATTCACGTAGCGATCCCAGATATCCCCAGCTGGGTAGGAGAGAAGATAGCAAAACTGGAGTACCAACGCAGGGAGGCCTTTAAG AGGCACGAGCGGCAAGCACAGCAACACTATCAACAGctacagaggaggaagagagaggaggaggagaggcagaggcaggcgGAGTATCAGGCTcgcagggaaagggagagagatgaggggaaggACTCCTCTGGGGGAGACCACCAACACGACAAGAGCCATAGGGGGAAGTCCCGCActggggggggtggagggggggacAAGCCCAAGAGGCCCAGCTCCCTCTTGGCCAACAACAACGTGATGAAGCTCAAACAAATCATCCCCTTACAGAACAAGTTCTCCTCAAGCAGCGCGCGCTCCCCTCAGTCTCCCACCGGAAACGAACCCAAGCTCCCCGGGTTCctgagcttcaagttcctcaagTCGCCCGAGAATAAGAAGGAAGCGGCTGCCACGGCAACGAATAACACGATGTCTGCGACCGTCCCAAGTGGTAACCAGGAGTGGTCTCAGTCGCCAAGCAAGTCATTCAACCCGGGGAAACTGTTTAACTTTGGGAAGTCGGAGGGGGGCTCCTGTGTGAATGGGACCCAGTTACCCCGACCAGGAGAGGGGTCCCAGGTGTCTGACAAACAGCTCACCAAGTCTGACCTGAATGGGGTGACGGGCGAGAGCCGTTCACCTCTGGAGGGGACGCAGGGGAGAACGAACACCACACAGACTCCCCGGACCGTAAAGTCTAGTCTCTCTTTGGAAAGAGATAATAAACTGCTGTGA